In Geminocystis sp. NIES-3708, a single window of DNA contains:
- a CDS encoding DNA cytosine methyltransferase, which translates to MLKGKTFIDLFAGIGGFHQALSYYGAKCVFVSEWDKYCQEIYLKNYGILPEGDITIIPENEIPSHDILCAGFPCQAFSISGKQLGFNDTRGTLFFDIVRIAKYHQPSLLILENVKNFARHDGGKTLKVVKNTLNEIGYDVFYQVLNASNFGVPQKRERIYILGFRKDLKVKMFIFPNSYSKATSLIDFCLDDSETKDFIINRSDIKMNENLEITRDILGNYPQKTIRIGTINKGGQGERIYHQFGHAITLSAYGGGIGSKTGIYLINGKIRKLAPRECARIMGFPDDFIISGSNNIAYKQFGNSVVVNVLRLIVENVLQINNLFAELILL; encoded by the coding sequence ATGTTAAAAGGAAAAACTTTTATTGATTTATTCGCAGGAATTGGCGGTTTTCATCAAGCATTAAGTTATTATGGTGCTAAATGTGTTTTTGTTTCTGAATGGGATAAATATTGTCAGGAAATTTACTTAAAAAATTATGGTATTTTACCCGAAGGAGATATAACCATAATTCCTGAAAATGAGATACCTAGTCATGATATTTTGTGTGCTGGTTTTCCTTGTCAAGCCTTTAGTATTTCAGGGAAACAATTAGGATTTAATGATACTAGGGGTACTTTATTTTTTGATATAGTGAGAATTGCTAAATATCATCAACCGTCATTATTAATCTTAGAAAATGTGAAAAATTTTGCTAGGCATGATGGTGGTAAAACTTTAAAAGTTGTTAAAAATACTTTAAATGAAATTGGTTATGATGTTTTTTATCAAGTGTTAAATGCTTCTAATTTTGGTGTACCTCAAAAGCGAGAAAGAATCTATATTTTAGGTTTTAGAAAAGATTTAAAGGTTAAAATGTTTATTTTTCCTAATAGTTATAGTAAAGCAACCAGTTTAATTGATTTTTGTTTAGATGACTCAGAAACTAAGGATTTTATTATTAATAGAAGTGATATAAAAATGAACGAAAATTTGGAGATAACTAGAGATATTTTAGGGAATTATCCGCAAAAAACCATTAGAATTGGTACGATTAATAAAGGTGGGCAAGGTGAAAGAATTTATCATCAATTTGGTCATGCTATCACTTTATCCGCTTATGGTGGGGGTATTGGGTCAAAAACTGGTATTTATTTAATTAATGGTAAAATTCGGAAATTAGCACCTAGAGAATGTGCGAGAATTATGGGATTTCCTGATGATTTTATTATTAGTGGTAGTAATAATATTGCTTATAAACAATTTGGAAATAGTGTCGTAGTTAATGTGTTAAGATTGATCGTTGAGAATGTTTTACAGATTAATAATTTATTTGCTGAGTTGATTTTGTTATAA